The genomic interval TCTCCTTGAGATGCTTACGGAACGCCAGGGCCGAGACCTGATCGCCCTTGATCGACTGGTAGGCCGTCCGCAGGAAGTTCACCACCGAGACCCCGGGCACCTCGACGGGGTACTGCATCGCGAGGAACAGCCCGCGTTGCGCCCGAGCGTCGGGCGTCAGCCCCAGGATGTTCTCACCCTTGAACAGCACCTCGCCGTGCGTGACCACGTACCCGGGCCGGCCCATGATCACGTTCGACAGTGTGGACTTGCCAGATCCGTTCGGTCCCATCAGGGCGTGGGTCTCGTTCTGGTGCACGGTCAGGTCGATCCCCTTCAGGATCTGCTTGCCCTCGACCTCGGCCTGCAGGCCGCGGATCTCCAGGATCGCGCCGTCGGCGCTGTCGGTCTCGCTCATGGGGTCACCTCGATCAGGATGTCGTCGCCTTCGACCTTCACGGGGAAGACGTCCACCGGGATGGTGGCGGGAAGGGTGGTCGGTCGGCCGGTCTCGAGGTCGAACGTGGAGCCGTGCTTCCAGCACTCGATCGTCGCGTCCTCGACGTCCACCTCGCCCTCGTCCAGGTAGTAGTGCGCGTGCGAGCAGACGGCGTCGATCGCCCGGAACCCCTCGGCTCCGAGGTTGACGATCGCGATCTGGCGACCGCCGGCCTCGACGCGGATCACTTCGCCCTCGGGGACGTCGCCCACGGCCGCGACCTTCACCAGCGGCATCAGACGTCCTCCCGCTGGAGCTCGTCCTCGATCTCGGCGGCCACACTCTCGCGGACCTCTTCGATCGTGATGCGGTCGATCACTTCCTGGAAGAAACCCTTCACGATCAGCTTCTCGGCCTCGGCCCGGGCGATCCCCCGCGTCCCGAGGTAGAAGAGCTGATCGTCGTCGACCGGGCCCGCGCTCGCCGCGTGTCCGCATCGGACATCGTTCGCCTCGATCTCCAGGTTCGGGATCGCCCGGGCGAACGCACCTTCGGAGAGCATGATGTTGCGCGAGGTCTGCATCGCATTCGTTCCCTGAGCACCCGGCCGGACGTGGACCCATCCCGAGTACACCCCGCGCGAGGTGTCACGCAACGCGCCCTTGTACAACAGATCGCTCGTGCACTTCGCTGCGACGTGGTCCTGCTCGGTCCGATGATCGAAGTGCTGGTCGCCGTCGGCGAAGAACAGGCCGAGCGCTTCGCTGGACGCGCCGATCCCGGCCATCACGCTCTCGGCCTCGACGCGCGCGAGATCCGCGCCGAATCCGACCGAGGTGGTCCGCAGGTCGGCGTCGCGGCTCAGGTGCGCGCGCTGGACCGCCAGGTGGGTCATGCCCGCGCCCCAGTCCTGGATCGAGACGTAGCGCACGCGCGCGGACGCATCCGCGTGGATCTCGGTGACCGCGTCGGACAACGCGCCCTCGAGATCGGGCGAGGCGTACCGGTCGATGAAGGTCACTTCGGCATCGGGTCCGGCCACGATCAAGGTGTGCGGGAACACCGCCGCTCCGTCCACGTCTACCCACGTCAAACTCTGCAGCGGAACCTCGATCGTGACGCCCTCCGGCACGTACAGGAACGTTCCCCCGGTCCGGAACGCGGCGTGCAGCGCCGTGAACTTCGAGCGCCCCGTCGGGACGATCGCGTGCAGGTACGGTTCGACGAGATCGGGCCGTTCGAGGATCGCCGTGGCCAGGTCGCCGAACACGACCCCCTGCTCCGCGAGCTTCGCGTCCAGGTTGGTCAGCAGCACCTCGGAGTTGCGCTGGATCTGGAGCCCGGATCGATCACCGACGATCGCGGCGCCGGCGACGATCTCCTCGGGCACCTCGTCCAGGCTCGCGGCCGTTCCTCCGCGCGTGAACGGCGCGAAGGACAGCTCCAGCGCGGACAGATCGGTGTACCGCCATTCCTCGGTCTCCTGCGACGGGATCGGCAGGGCGTTGAACTCGGCGAACGCGTCCTTACGGAGCTGTCCCACGAACGGCGAGGTCGGCGGGAGTGCCGCGAGCGCCGCTTCATCGAAGCTGGTGACGGGCACGTTGATGTCGGTGTCGGTGGCGCTGTGCGGCATGAGCTACCCGACGGAGCCTTCCATCTGGAGCTCGACGAGGCGGTTCAGCTCGACGGCGTACTCCATCGGGAGCTCGCGGGTGATCGGCTCGATGAAGCCGTTCACGATCATCGCGGTCGCCTCGACCTCGGAGAGGCCGCGGCTCATCAGGTAGAAGAGCTGGTCCTCGCCGACCTTGGAGACCGTGGCCTCGTGGCCGAGCGAGGCCGTCTCGTCCTCGACCTCGATGTAGGGGTAGGTGTCCGAGCGGGAGTCCTCGTCGAGGATCAAGGCGTCGCACCGCACGTTGCTCTTGGCGTGGTGCGCATCGGGCTCCACCCGGATCAGACCGCGGTACCCGGTGCGGCCACCGTCCTTGGAGACCGACTTGCTCGTGATCACACTCGTCGTGTACGGCGCGGCGTGGATCGCCTTGCCGCCGGCGTCGGTGTGCATGCCCTTGCCCGCGTAGGCCACGGACAGCACCTCGCCCCGCGCACCCTTGCCCATCAAGTAGATCGACGGGTACTTCATCGTCACCTTCGAGCCGATGTTGCCGTCGACCCACTCCATCACGGCGTCCTCGTGTGCGACGGCGCGCTTGGTCACGAGGTTGTACACGTTCGTCGACCAGTTCTGGATCGTCGTGTAGCGCACCCGGGCGTTCTTCTTCGCGACGATCTCGACGACCGCCGAGTGCAGCGAGTCGCTCGTGTAGATCGGAGCGGAGCATCCCTCGACGTAGTGCACGTAGCTGCCCTCATCGGCGACGATCAGGGTGCGCTCGAACTGGCCCATGTTCTCGGCGTTGATCCGGAAGTAGGCCTGCAGCGGGATGTCGACGTGGACACCGGGCGGCACGTAGATGAACGAGCCCCCCGACCACACGGCCGAGTTCAACGCCGCGAACTTGTTGTCGTTCGGCGGGATGATCGTGCCGAAGTATTCCTTCACCAGGTCCGGGTACTCGCGCAGCGCCGTGTCCATGTCGGTGAAGAGCACGCCGATGTCGTCCAGTTCCTTCTTGATCTTGTGGTACACGACCTCGGACTCGTACTGCGCGGAGACTCCACCCAGGTACTTCTGCTCGGCCTCGGGGATCCCGAGCTTCTGCCAGGTGCCGCGGATGTCGTCAGGCAGGTCCTCCCACTCGGCGGCCTGCTTCTCCGTGGACTTGATGTAGTAGTAGATGTTGTCGAAGTCGATGCCGGACAGATCGGCGCCCCACCACGGCATCGGGCGACCCTCGAAATGCCGCAGCGCCTTCAGGCGGAACTTGCGCATCCATTCGGGCTCGCCCTTGCGCGCGGATATCTCGTCGACGACGGCGGCAGACAGGCCGCGCTTCGGCTCGAACACCGAATGCGACGGGTCCTTCCAGTCGAACCGGTACCCCTTGGCGAGTTCGTCGAGATGCTCTTCCTGGGTGATCGCCATGCGGCTGGTCCCTCTCGCTCGTGGTCGTGACGGCCTCGTCGCCCAGCGTGCGGCGGACGCGATGCTGGTCTCCAGGAGACCTCGTGCTCAAAGTCTACCGTCTGAGTCGGATTCCGTCCGATTCCGGCAGAAGCCCGACCCGCGCATCCTCGCAGGTAGGACGGCCTACGAACCCCCGTCAGGCTCGCCTGACGGAGACCGCATCGGCTGGCGGTCGCCGGCCTCCCTGGTGGGCACGCCGCCGACCAGGGTCGCCAGGGCGCCCGCCGCCACGCCGAGCCCCGCACCACCGACCACGTCCAGCGGCAGGTGCGCCCCCACGTACACCCGGGCGACGCAGACCACGATCCCGAGCCCGACCGGCACCCACCTCCACCCTCGGGGGAGGAAGGCGAACAACACGAAGGCCAGCGCACCGGCGACCGCTGCGTGGCCCGAGGGGAACCCTCTCCCACCGGACCCGATCCCCCGAAGTTCCACCCCGTCCAGCAACCCCCCCGGGCGCGCCCTGGGAGCGATGTCCTTCACGAGCTTCGCGAGGATCCACACCCCGACACCGGCCACGACGACCTCGCACGCGAGACGCACACGGCGTGCCAGGAGCGCGGCGACCGCCACCAGGGGGATCGTGATGAACGTGCCGCCCTGCATCAGCAGCCAGATCGGCCGATAGAGGGATCCGGGCAGATCGTTCGCCAGACCGAACACCGTCACCTCGAGACCGCCGACCGCCTCCGCGTCCACGAAGAGGGTGGATGCCCACAGCACGCCGATGCCACCGACGATCCATCCGAGGTCGCCAGGACGGCGACAAATCCCACGACCGGAAACGATCGAGGTCCAGATCGTCACCCGCGGCTTCACCGGTCGACGACGTGCGCGACCGACAGCGGCCTTCCGAACACCTGCAGGAACCGTTCGCCGACGGCTCTCGGTCGCCACCCCGCCGGTACGGGCGCCCGGACCTCGAACCCGTCCCGCGTCCACCCGCACGCGACGTCCGCCCGATCCGCGGGCGGGATCCGCCGATTCAGCTCGTCTGCCAGCGCGAGCACCGTCGCCGCGCGCACGACCTGATCACGATCCTCTTCGTCGAGCAGGCCCCGGTACGGACCGAGACGGACATCGTCATCGGCTTGACGGAGTATCGCGGTCAGCAGCGCCAGATCGTGATGCGAGAACCCGCCGAGATCGGCAGCCGTGGTCAACATCGCCGCGTGCTCGAAACGATCGTAGTAGTCGATCGCGCGCCCGGCGTCGACGATCGTGGCGGCATGCCCGAGCATCTCCCGCACGTCGTCTCGTGCTTCCGGCGCAAGCACCTCGAACAGCCGTTCCGATATCTGCGTGCGGCGGGAGGCGGCGCGCTGCTCCCAGGTGGCGAAGCGGCCGGCCAGGTTCGCGACCGAGGCCGTCCGGACCCGCGGCGGCGAGGGAAGCTCATCGGAGACCTCGCGCAGCGCGATCCCCTCGCGGATGCCGCGGCTCGACACGAGAACCCGTTCGGCACCGACGACCTCGATCGCAGCGAGCACCGCGAGCGCGCCTCCGACGATCGTGTCGGCACGATCGGGGTTCAACCCCGGCGTGTTCGCGCGACGTGACATCCCGCGTCCCGCGAGGAACTCCATGAGCTCCTGCAGACGTGCTTCCGGAAGCTCGTAACCGTGCAGCAGGGGAAGCGGGTAGTCGATGCGGCGACGGTCGATCTTCGCGAGGTTGCGGATCGTTCCTCCGACACCGACGAGCGCCTCGCCGTCCTCGAGCCGCGGAACGCCGGCCTTGCGCACGGCCTTCGCAGCGTCCTGACGGAGCTTGCGCATCTCCTTGTCGGTAGGTGGATCCGAGATCAGGTACCGATCCGACACCCGCAGTGACCCCAACGGCAGGGTCCACGCCTCGTGCTGCACGCGGCCGCTGAAGCGGGTCAGTTCCATGCTCCCGCCACCCACGTCCATCACCAGACCCGCGGACACCGGAAGGTCGTGGACCGCACCCAGGAACCCATACGCGGCCTCCCGATCGCCCCCGATCACCTGCAGGTCGATCCCGACCTCCTCATCCGCGCGGCGCAACAACTCGTCCCCGTCCTCGGCCTCGCGTACCGCGGAGGTGGCGACGGCCAGCGTTCGGGTCGCCCCGGCTCCGAGCGCCACCGCGCGGAAGTCCTGCAGGGCTTCGAGCACGCGCTCGATCGCATCCGACCCCAGCCGATCGCCGTCCCGCAGCGATCGCGCGAGACGCAGCGGCGCCCGCGCATCCTCGAGAACATCCAGATGCCCCCCCTCGCGGAACCGGAACACCACCATCCGTCCCGAGTTCGAGCCGATGTCGATCACCGCGATCGGAGGCTCGCCGGTCGCGCTCACCCGCCCGCTCCACCGACCCCGGCGGCGGCATCGCCCTCGCGAAGGATCGACTGTTCTACGTCCTTCATCGCTCCGGTCTCACGCCGCCACGATCGGTTCGTGCGCCAGAACAGCCAGGTACCGACGCCGATCGGGATCGGAGCGAGGTAGGTCAGCGCTCGGAAGACCAGCACCGCGGCCACGATCTGCGAGGCAAGCTCGCGATCGACGCCGACCGACAGCGCGCCGACATATCCGAGCTCGACGATCCCGACACCGCCGGGCGTGATCGGCAGGGCCGAGATCAGTCGCGCGAACGCGAACGCCGCGAACACCTTCGTCGTGCTCACCTCGGCTTCGGACGCTCCGACATGGCGCAGCGTCACGAGCAGCACCACGAACAACGACAGGTGACTCACGATCGTTGCGATCGTGATCTTCCACGCCCGGCCGCGGAGCAGGTCGATCGTGTTCCGGCGGAATTCGACGGCCGACACCGCCCAGTCGCGCGTCCATGGACGGCGGAACAGGCGAACGACCCACCCGGCCGCGCGCCCGAGCGTGTCACCGACGCGACGGGCGAGCTCCTCGCTCCGCAGCACGAGCCAGAACAGGACGATCGAGACCGTGAGCACCGCGACGCCGATCGGCGCCGCAAGCAACAGCGCCGAGGACACATCGCCCTGGATCGCGAGGAGCGCGACCGCCACGACCGGGGTTCCGAGCTTGACGAAGGTATTGAACACGCCCGAGACCAGCACGAGCCGAACGATCTGGGCCACGGTGAACCCCCACGAGGTGAACATCGCGTAGGTGAGGCCGACCGCGACCGCGCCTCCGGCCGGCACGGTGTTCGACACGGCGGTCGTGGCGTTCGTGACGACGAACGCCTCCCGTAGCCGCAGGCCGGGCAGACAACTCACGAGGACGGGCAGATAGCTGAGGACGTTCCAGATCGAGACGACGATCAGGCTCGCCACCTCGAGGCCGGTCATCGCCCGGATCGTGGCCCAGACTTCTCCGTAGTCGGCGATCCGCGGGAAGATCCCCACGAACACGAGCACCACGATCGCGATCGTGACGATCCCGCCGATGATCTGCTTCGAACCGATCCCTCGCTTCGCCCCTGCTGGATCGGGACGGTGTCCTGCCTGGTCGAGGGGGTTCTGATCCGGAGCGTCGGGCACCGGCTCATCCTAGAGGGTCTGCCCGGAGGGGGCGGTCGCGGACCACGACGCAAGGAACCCCGCCCGAAGGCGGGGTTCCGATCGATCGTCGCCGTGCGTCGTCGCGGTGCGGCGTCGCGGTCGGGCGCTACCCCTTCTCGACCGACGCGCCGACGAGGGAGCCGTACTCGGTCCACGACCCGTCGTAGTTCTTGACGTTGTCGAACCCGAGGAGCTCCTGGAGGGCGAACCACGTGTGGCTCGATCGCTCTCCGATCCTGCAGTAGGCGATCACCTCCGCCTCTCCGGTGATGCCCTGCTCGGCGTAGAGCTCGCGGAGCTCATCGGCCGACTTGAAGGTGCCATCCTCGTTCGCGGCTTGCGACCACGGGATGTTCGCAGCCCCCGGGATGTGCCCGGGCACCTGCGATTGCTCCTGCGGGAGATGGTCGGGCGCGAGCTTCTCTCCGCGGAACTCCTCGGGAGATCGAACGTCCACGAGTTCGACGCCGGAGCCAACCTTGGCGATCACGTCGTCGCGCAGCGAACGGATCTCGGGACGCTCCGGGCCCGAGACCGCGATCTGAGTCGCCGGGTAGCTGGGAACCTCGCGCACGAGCTCGCGGGACTCGAGCTCCCACTTCTTGCGGCCCCCGTTGAGCAGTCGCACCGCGTCGAACCCCCGCAGCTTCAAGATCCAATACGCGTAGGCGGCGAACCAGTTGTTGTTGCCGCCGTACAGAACGACGGTCGTGTCCTGGTCGACCCCCGCATCGCGAAGGAGCGCGGAGAGCCCCTCCTGGTCGATGTAGTCGCGACCGACATCGGTGTGTAGATCGGTCGACCAGTCCCACCCCACCGCGCCTCGGATGTGGCCCTTGTCGTAGGCCGAGGTGTCCTCGTCGACCTCGATCACGCGCACCTTCTCGTCGCCCAGGTGCTCCTCGAGCCAGTCGGTGTCGACCAGCACGTCAGGCTTGGCGTAGTCCGCCATCGGTTTCAACTCCTCTCGCATCGTGCTTCGGATCGGATCGTGTCGTGATCCATATCGGATGCATCGATCGGGCGGATCGCTCGACGGCCCTCGATCCGTAGTCTCGGGTGTCGTCGGCCCCGCAGGATCAGGGCCGGCCGGCGGGCGTCTATGCGAGGGCGCCGGAAGGCATACAGCACAGGCGCGAGGGGATCATCGCCGCCACCACCCCGATGCATCTCGTCCGAACCACGGTTATCGACCGTCCCCTTCGGTGACGTTCAAGTGTTCTAGCGGCTTTGCAGGTGCGGTGTCAACCACGCGACCTGCGACGACACGTCTCGAGCGCGTGCGGGAACCCGCTCCGGGAGGACCGGGATCGCCTCGGGGGGTCAGAAGACGCCGAGCGCTGCCTTGGCCTCGTCCGACATCATCTCCGGGCTCCACGCCGGCCGCAGGACCATCTCGGGCCGGATCTCGCCGACGCCCTCGAGCTTGCCCACGAAGGCCCGCATCTGATCCTCGATCATCGGACCGATCGGACACCCCATCGTGGTGAGCGAGTAGGTGATGTCGACATCCCCACCCGAAAGATCGACCTCGTAGACGAGACCGAGGTCGACGATGTTGATCCCCAGCTCAGGGTCGTAGACGTTCTTCAGCGCTTCGAGCACCGCGTCTCGTGTCGGCCCGTCGGCCGAGCCCCGATCGGCCGAGGTCTGGCCGTCGGCGGCATCGGCGGATGCGGGAACGGCCTCGGCGCCCGCGGTCGCTGGGATGCCCTCGGGCGCACCGCTGTCGGCAGCACCGGAGGCGGGAGGGGTCCCCGCGATCGTTTGCTCGTCCATCACACGTCCCTCGGGTCGGTACGACTATCCTATAGCCGCATCCGTCGAACGGAGTCTCATGTCCAACATCCGCGCCCTGATCGTCGATGACCACCCGGTCACCCGGGACGGTCTGCGCACCGCGCTCGAGCTCTCCGATGACGTCGTCATCGTCGGCGAGGCCGGGACCGGCGAGGAGGCACTGATCCAGGTCGACGAGCTGCATCCGGACATCGTGTTCATGGACGTCCGCATGCCGGGCATCGGGGGGATCGAGGCGACGCGCGAGATCCGCAAGGCCTCGCCCACGACACATGTGATCCTGTTCACCGTGGACGAGTCGCGCTCGGCCATCACCGAGGCGATCCAGGCGGGGGTCTCCGGATACCTTTTGAAGGATGCTTCCGCCGACGAGCTCGTCGATGCAGCGAAGCACGCGCTCCAGGGCAAGGCCGTGATCCACCCGACCTTGACCCGCGCGTTCATCGAAGAGGTGCAGGTCCAGGACAAGGGCCCCGAGGTCGCGCCGTTGTCCAAGCGTGAGACGGAGATCCTCCAGAAGGTCGCGTACGGCGCGACCACGAAGGAGGTCGCCCGCGACCTCGAGATCTCACCGCACACCGTGAAGACCCATCTCGAGCGGATCTTCGAGAAGCTCGGCGCAAACGACCGGGCGCAAGCGGTCGCGATCGCGATCCGCAACGGGATCGTCGAGTAGCCGCGCGGGGCGACGGGCTCCCGTTGCCTCCGAACGCGTCCGAGCGTAGCGGCCCGTTCGGGTGAGGGCGCACTCCCCCATCCGACCTGCGACGCATCCCCCTCAACTTCCGAGGGCCGGAGACGATACATCCATGGGGCGCGTGCGCCGTGGTCCCCGCGAGTGGCGGGCTGCGATCGACCGACCCCCAACGACCGTGATGAAGATCCTGCTCTGTGACCGTGGCAACGTCCTCGCGGACTTCCAGCACCTCGTCCGCGCCGAGCATCCCGATGCCGTCGTCGAGATCGAGACGGACGGCTACCGGGCGGTCGAGCTCGCCTACGCGGGACAACCCGACGTGGTCGTCACGGAAGTCGACCTCGCGGGCGTCGCGGGCGTGGAATTGATCCGCCGCTTCCGCGAGGCGGCCCCACGTACCCGCGTCCTCGTGTGGACGACGCTCGCCGCCGCCGACACGTCCCTCACGATGCTCGGAGCCGGGGCGGCCGGCTACCTGTTGAAGTCCGACGCCGCGGAGATCGTGGTCCGCGCGATCGACGCGGTCGTCCGCGGAGGGATCGCCCTCTCGCCGTCTGTGAGCTCGATGCTCGCCGAGCAGCAGGCTCGGGCCCGCCTGCGCGAGCTCGAACTCGAGGACACCCTCGCCCGCAGCGTCGGCGAACTGGAACAGATGACCACGGCCAAAGCAGAGTTCCTCGCCAACATCTCCCACGAGCTGCGGACACCCGTGACCGTGGCCAAGGGCATCGCCCATGTGCTCGCGAATCGCGATGTGCCGGAAGAGGCGCGCAAGGAGTTCCTCGACAAGCTCGACGAATCGCTCGAGAAGCTGATGGGCATCGTCGACGGCATCCTCACGATCGCCGAGCTCGACAAGGGCAGCCTCGAGCTCGAACGCGCGGACGTGGATCTGGTGCCGGTGCTCCAGGAGATCTCGACGGATGTCGGAGCGAAGTACGATGACGTCTCGATCGAACACGCCTTGCCACCTCGCCTCCCCGCGAACTGTGATCTTCCGCGCATCGCCGAAGTCCTCAGACATCTCGTCGATAACGCCTGTCGCTACTCGCCGGCGGGAGGAACGGTGACCGTCCGGGCCCGGGCGATGGACGAGGGGGCGGTCGTCTCGATCACCGACCGGGGCGAAGGGATCCAGCGCGAGATGGTCAACCGTGCCTTCGACGAGCCCTTCTCGGTGGGCGAGGCAACGATCCGCAAGGAGCGTGCGGGTGTGGGGCTCGGGCTCCACATGGCCCGCAAGCTCGTGATCGAGCACGGGGGCGTGATGTGGGCCGACCCGTTGCCCGGGGGCGGTACGCGTGTGTCCTTCTGCCTGCCGGCCCGGCCGGGTCAGGCGATGACCCGTCCCCCGGCACTGCCCGCCGAACCCGCGGAGGCGGACGCCGCGGTCTCCTGACCCTGCGGCGAGCAGAACCAACCCCTAGGCCTTGACTCGCCGGTCAGAACGACATCTTCACCGCCCACGTCTGGCGTCCCCGGCAGGCCCGGCCTATCCTCGCGCCAGAGGCCGACAGGGTGCGGAAGATCGTCGCGGGAATCGTGCTTGCCCTGGTCGCCGCGGGATGCCGCGACGGGCAGGTCAGCGCGCCCGTCGGCGCCCTCTCGGTCCTCGCTCCCGATCGCCCCTCGACCCTCGACGAGATCGCGGCGGGACCGGTGCGCGCGCTCGTGCCGGACGAATGGAACACGATGCCGACGGGCTCTGCACTGCATCAAGGGGTCTGGGCATCCCCTCGTCCCGACGCCTGGCCGCGGATCGACGGATCGGTGGCCGGGATGGCAGCGACCTACGTCGATACCGGACGCACGGGCGTGCCGTCCGACTACTTCTACCTCGCCGCGACGGGACCCGCTCTGCGGCGACTGACCCGCTCCCACGACTGCCGCGCGGATACCCGGCGGGTGGTGGTGGACAACCGGCCGAGGTTCCTCGACGGGAGACGTGGCTCCCC from Actinomycetota bacterium carries:
- a CDS encoding non-heme iron oxygenase ferredoxin subunit; amino-acid sequence: MPLVKVAAVGDVPEGEVIRVEAGGRQIAIVNLGAEGFRAIDAVCSHAHYYLDEGEVDVEDATIECWKHGSTFDLETGRPTTLPATIPVDVFPVKVEGDDILIEVTP
- the sufD gene encoding Fe-S cluster assembly protein SufD, translated to MPHSATDTDINVPVTSFDEAALAALPPTSPFVGQLRKDAFAEFNALPIPSQETEEWRYTDLSALELSFAPFTRGGTAASLDEVPEEIVAGAAIVGDRSGLQIQRNSEVLLTNLDAKLAEQGVVFGDLATAILERPDLVEPYLHAIVPTGRSKFTALHAAFRTGGTFLYVPEGVTIEVPLQSLTWVDVDGAAVFPHTLIVAGPDAEVTFIDRYASPDLEGALSDAVTEIHADASARVRYVSIQDWGAGMTHLAVQRAHLSRDADLRTTSVGFGADLARVEAESVMAGIGASSEALGLFFADGDQHFDHRTEQDHVAAKCTSDLLYKGALRDTSRGVYSGWVHVRPGAQGTNAMQTSRNIMLSEGAFARAIPNLEIEANDVRCGHAASAGPVDDDQLFYLGTRGIARAEAEKLIVKGFFQEVIDRITIEEVRESVAAEIEDELQREDV
- the sufB gene encoding Fe-S cluster assembly protein SufB, producing the protein MAITQEEHLDELAKGYRFDWKDPSHSVFEPKRGLSAAVVDEISARKGEPEWMRKFRLKALRHFEGRPMPWWGADLSGIDFDNIYYYIKSTEKQAAEWEDLPDDIRGTWQKLGIPEAEQKYLGGVSAQYESEVVYHKIKKELDDIGVLFTDMDTALREYPDLVKEYFGTIIPPNDNKFAALNSAVWSGGSFIYVPPGVHVDIPLQAYFRINAENMGQFERTLIVADEGSYVHYVEGCSAPIYTSDSLHSAVVEIVAKKNARVRYTTIQNWSTNVYNLVTKRAVAHEDAVMEWVDGNIGSKVTMKYPSIYLMGKGARGEVLSVAYAGKGMHTDAGGKAIHAAPYTTSVITSKSVSKDGGRTGYRGLIRVEPDAHHAKSNVRCDALILDEDSRSDTYPYIEVEDETASLGHEATVSKVGEDQLFYLMSRGLSEVEATAMIVNGFIEPITRELPMEYAVELNRLVELQMEGSVG
- a CDS encoding phosphatase PAP2 family protein is translated as MTIWTSIVSGRGICRRPGDLGWIVGGIGVLWASTLFVDAEAVGGLEVTVFGLANDLPGSLYRPIWLLMQGGTFITIPLVAVAALLARRVRLACEVVVAGVGVWILAKLVKDIAPRARPGGLLDGVELRGIGSGGRGFPSGHAAVAGALAFVLFAFLPRGWRWVPVGLGIVVCVARVYVGAHLPLDVVGGAGLGVAAGALATLVGGVPTREAGDRQPMRSPSGEPDGGS
- a CDS encoding Ppx/GppA phosphatase family protein, translated to MSATGEPPIAVIDIGSNSGRMVVFRFREGGHLDVLEDARAPLRLARSLRDGDRLGSDAIERVLEALQDFRAVALGAGATRTLAVATSAVREAEDGDELLRRADEEVGIDLQVIGGDREAAYGFLGAVHDLPVSAGLVMDVGGGSMELTRFSGRVQHEAWTLPLGSLRVSDRYLISDPPTDKEMRKLRQDAAKAVRKAGVPRLEDGEALVGVGGTIRNLAKIDRRRIDYPLPLLHGYELPEARLQELMEFLAGRGMSRRANTPGLNPDRADTIVGGALAVLAAIEVVGAERVLVSSRGIREGIALREVSDELPSPPRVRTASVANLAGRFATWEQRAASRRTQISERLFEVLAPEARDDVREMLGHAATIVDAGRAIDYYDRFEHAAMLTTAADLGGFSHHDLALLTAILRQADDDVRLGPYRGLLDEEDRDQVVRAATVLALADELNRRIPPADRADVACGWTRDGFEVRAPVPAGWRPRAVGERFLQVFGRPLSVAHVVDR
- a CDS encoding lysylphosphatidylglycerol synthase transmembrane domain-containing protein; translated protein: MPDAPDQNPLDQAGHRPDPAGAKRGIGSKQIIGGIVTIAIVVLVFVGIFPRIADYGEVWATIRAMTGLEVASLIVVSIWNVLSYLPVLVSCLPGLRLREAFVVTNATTAVSNTVPAGGAVAVGLTYAMFTSWGFTVAQIVRLVLVSGVFNTFVKLGTPVVAVALLAIQGDVSSALLLAAPIGVAVLTVSIVLFWLVLRSEELARRVGDTLGRAAGWVVRLFRRPWTRDWAVSAVEFRRNTIDLLRGRAWKITIATIVSHLSLFVVLLVTLRHVGASEAEVSTTKVFAAFAFARLISALPITPGGVGIVELGYVGALSVGVDRELASQIVAAVLVFRALTYLAPIPIGVGTWLFWRTNRSWRRETGAMKDVEQSILREGDAAAGVGGAGG
- a CDS encoding sulfurtransferase; translated protein: MADYAKPDVLVDTDWLEEHLGDEKVRVIEVDEDTSAYDKGHIRGAVGWDWSTDLHTDVGRDYIDQEGLSALLRDAGVDQDTTVVLYGGNNNWFAAYAYWILKLRGFDAVRLLNGGRKKWELESRELVREVPSYPATQIAVSGPERPEIRSLRDDVIAKVGSGVELVDVRSPEEFRGEKLAPDHLPQEQSQVPGHIPGAANIPWSQAANEDGTFKSADELRELYAEQGITGEAEVIAYCRIGERSSHTWFALQELLGFDNVKNYDGSWTEYGSLVGASVEKG
- a CDS encoding metal-sulfur cluster assembly factor yields the protein MDEQTIAGTPPASGAADSGAPEGIPATAGAEAVPASADAADGQTSADRGSADGPTRDAVLEALKNVYDPELGINIVDLGLVYEVDLSGGDVDITYSLTTMGCPIGPMIEDQMRAFVGKLEGVGEIRPEMVLRPAWSPEMMSDEAKAALGVF
- a CDS encoding response regulator transcription factor, which translates into the protein MSNIRALIVDDHPVTRDGLRTALELSDDVVIVGEAGTGEEALIQVDELHPDIVFMDVRMPGIGGIEATREIRKASPTTHVILFTVDESRSAITEAIQAGVSGYLLKDASADELVDAAKHALQGKAVIHPTLTRAFIEEVQVQDKGPEVAPLSKRETEILQKVAYGATTKEVARDLEISPHTVKTHLERIFEKLGANDRAQAVAIAIRNGIVE
- a CDS encoding HAMP domain-containing sensor histidine kinase; translated protein: MGRVRRGPREWRAAIDRPPTTVMKILLCDRGNVLADFQHLVRAEHPDAVVEIETDGYRAVELAYAGQPDVVVTEVDLAGVAGVELIRRFREAAPRTRVLVWTTLAAADTSLTMLGAGAAGYLLKSDAAEIVVRAIDAVVRGGIALSPSVSSMLAEQQARARLRELELEDTLARSVGELEQMTTAKAEFLANISHELRTPVTVAKGIAHVLANRDVPEEARKEFLDKLDESLEKLMGIVDGILTIAELDKGSLELERADVDLVPVLQEISTDVGAKYDDVSIEHALPPRLPANCDLPRIAEVLRHLVDNACRYSPAGGTVTVRARAMDEGAVVSITDRGEGIQREMVNRAFDEPFSVGEATIRKERAGVGLGLHMARKLVIEHGGVMWADPLPGGGTRVSFCLPARPGQAMTRPPALPAEPAEADAAVS